A DNA window from Hordeum vulgare subsp. vulgare chromosome 1H, MorexV3_pseudomolecules_assembly, whole genome shotgun sequence contains the following coding sequences:
- the LOC123435094 gene encoding F-box protein PP2-A13-like, with protein MGAGVSSFLFGVGGPAAEAAPGAAGLGDLPELCAAQVLLRLDAPEICRLARLNHAFRGAAGADFVWEAKLPENYRHLIGYVEGGGEEGRRRRRRAGTKEIYARLSRPVSFDDGTKEFWLEKSKGRVCMALSSKALVITGIDDRRYWTHMPTTESRFQSVAYLQQIWWFEVVGELDFCFPVGTYSLYFRVHLGKFSKRFGRRVCSTEHVHGWNKKPVRFQLSTSDGQNALSQCYLDEPGSWVLYHAGDFVSSKPGQSLKLKFSMAQIDCTHTKGGLCVDSVLVYPKGFQQEKVVTGKISEMRS; from the exons ATGGGGGCGGGGGTCTCGAGCTTTTTATTCGGCGTTGGCGGCCCGGCGGCGGAGGCTGCGCCGGGTGCTGCGGGCCTGGGCGACCTGCCGGAGCTCTGCGCCGCGCAGGTGCTGCTCCGGCTCGACGCGCCGGAGATCTGCCGCCTCGCGCGGCTCAACCACGCGTTCCGCGGCGCCGCGGGGGCAGACTTCGTGTGGGAGGccaagctgccggagaactaccGCCACCTCATCGGGTACGTCGAGGGCGGGGGCGAGGAGGGCAGGCGCCGGCGCCGCCGGGCCGGCACCAAGGAGATCTACGCCAGGCTCTCCAGGCCCGTCTCTTTCGACGACGGCACCAAG GAATTTTGGCTAGAGAAGAGCAAAGGTAGGGTTTGTATGGCGCTATCCTCCAAAGCTCTGGTCATAACTGGCATCGATGACAGGAGATATTGGACGCACATGCCGACCACAGAATCAAG GTTCCAGTCCGTGGCATACCTTCAGCAAATCTGGTGGTTTGAAGTGGTTGGAGAGCTTGATTTCTGCTTCCCTGTGGGAACCTACAGTTTGTACTTCAGGGTTCATCTCGGGAAGTTCAGCAAGCGGTTTGGACGCCGTGTTTGTAGCACTGAGCACGTCCATGGTTGGAACAAGAAGCCGGTGCGCTTCCAGCTCTCCACCTCGGACGGCCAGAATGCATTATCTCAATGCTACCTGGACGAGCCCGGGAGTTGGGTTCTGTACCATGCAGGCGATTTTGTTTCCTCGAAGCCAGGCCAATCACTTAAGCTGAAGTTCTCCATGGCGCAGATCGACTGCACGCACACGAAAGGTGGCCTGTGTGTCGACTCGGTGCTCGTGTACCCCAAGGGCTTTCAGCAGGAGAAGGTGGTGACCGGCAAGATCTCGGAGATGAGATCGTAG